In Corylus avellana chromosome ca2, CavTom2PMs-1.0, the following proteins share a genomic window:
- the LOC132171604 gene encoding H/ACA ribonucleoprotein complex subunit 2-like protein has protein sequence MGSDSEAEKAQQKEKEIKKLLAIAPIAKPLAGKKLCKRTLKLVRRAAEHKCLKRGVKEVVKSIRRGHKGVCVIAGNISPIDVITHVPILCEEAEIPYVYVPSKEDLANAGATKRPTCCVLVLTKPTKGELGPEEEEKLKADYKQVAADVSELASSLF, from the exons ATGGGAAGCGATAGCGAAGCAGAGAAGGCGCAgcagaaggagaaggagatcAAGAAGCTGCTCGCCATTGCCCCCATTGCTAAACCCCTCGCCGGAAAGAAGCTCTGCAAGCGCACCCTCAAGCTCGTCCGCAGAG CTGCTGAACACAAATGCTTGAAGAGAGGAGTAAAGGAGGTGGTTAAAAGTATAAGGCGTGGTCATAAAGG AGTATGTGTTATAGCCGGGAACATATCTCCTATTGATGTGATCACTCATGTTCCAATCCTATGTGAAGAAGCTGAGATTCCCTATGTATATGTTCCCTCAAAAGAA GACCTTGCAAATGCAGGGGCCACTAAGAGGCCAACATGCTGTGTTTTGGTGCTAACCAAGCCTACCAAGGGAGAATTAGGTCCAGAGGAAGAGGAAAAACTAAAGGCGGATTATAAGCAAGTTGCAGCGGATGTTTCTGAACTTGCATCATCTCTTTTCTGA
- the LOC132172237 gene encoding uncharacterized protein LOC132172237, with protein sequence MTSLSLRAMATVILISIAMNGKSESHELRPSDHGLGYQNSSPAGEKSSSSSSSPPEMKSFFGGSSSPTSTSSNVAMPKAMDSNSTDDPDDTSWWSTVGRHDNGHKDRVRAVLLVASVACGVTGVALLVASALIYIFKFRRQRSPTTTTTPPALPLPPPPPPYHDNDNKLQIVVRE encoded by the coding sequence ATGACGTCTCTGAGTCTTAGAGCAATGGCTACGGTGATCTTGATCTCGATCGCCATGAACGGAAAATCGGAGTCCCACGAACTCCGGCCGTCGGATCACGGTCTGGGGTACCAGAATTCGTCGCCCGCGGGAGAGaagtcgtcgtcgtcgtcgtcgtcgccGCCGGAGATGAAGTCGTTTTTTGGGGGATCGTCGTCGCCCACGTCGACCTCTTCCAACGTGGCAATGCCGAAGGCCATGGATTCCAACTCCACCGACGACCCAGACGACACGTCGTGGTGGTCCACCGTCGGCCGGCATGACAACGGGCACAAAGATCGCGTGCGGGCCGTGCTGCTGGTGGCCAGCGTGGCGTGCGGCGTGACAGGTGTCGCTTTGTTAGTGGCCTCCGCTTTGATTTACATCTTCAAGTTCCGACGACAAAGAtcacccaccaccaccaccaccccacCAGCACTGCCGctgccgccgccgccgccaccaTACCATGACAACGACAACAAGTTACAGATAGTGGTTCGTGAATAA
- the LOC132169538 gene encoding uncharacterized protein LOC132169538, producing the protein MKLYLTKVQDMQSSFKKFYIVKIPREENEKTNHLARIASTEENKKLGDRKGDWAEDILEVLWAYRTMRITLTEETPYALAFGSEAVIPAEVGSGSFRVEIFRLESNDKGLFLHLDLLQEKRDQAQVSMSAYQERVARYFNKKVRHRSFQVGDLVLRKVTIATKDPTEGKFAPSWEGPYRVIDNRRMGAYYLEDSEGKILPRPWNAEHLRKYFV; encoded by the exons atgaaGCTATACTTGACAAAGGTGCAAGACATGCAGAGCTCTTTCAAAAAGTTTTACATTGTGAAAATCCCAAGGGAAGAAAACGAGAAAACCAACCATCTTGCTCGGATTGCATCAACCGAGGAGAAT aagaagcttggtgACCGAAAAGGAGATTGGGCAGAAGATATCCTGGAAGTCCTATGGGCATATCGGACTATGAGGATAACTCTAACCGAAGAAACCCCCTATGCACTGGCCTTTGGGTCTGAGGCAGTCATACCTGCGGAAGTAGGCTCAGGCAGCTTCCGAGTAGAGATTTTCCGACTTGAGAGTAATGACAAAGGCCTATTTCTACATCTGGATTTGCTGCAGGAGAAGCGAGATCAAGCTCAAGTATCTATGTCAGCATATCAAGAAAGAGTAGCTCGGTATTTCAACAAGAAGGTTAGGCACCGAAGCTTCCAAGTTGGAGATTTGGTATTACGAAAGGTTACCATAGCCACTAAGGACCCAACCGAGGGCAAGTTCGCTCCCAGTTGGGAAGGACCCTACAGGGTAATTGACAACCGAAGAATGGGAGCTTATTACCTTGAAGATTCCGAGGGAAAGATACTTCCCCGACCATGGAACGCAGAGCATCTCAGAAAGTACTTTGTTTAA